One region of Gouania willdenowi chromosome 13, fGouWil2.1, whole genome shotgun sequence genomic DNA includes:
- the LOC114474121 gene encoding extracellular calcium-sensing receptor-like, with product MVIGGIFSFRTGQDYVVDTFQTLPEFRKCKNFNFREFKFAQVMIFAINEINKNPEILPNVTIGYKIYNRCGTMDILRAALALAGGTQKEISHDNCTETDTVQAILGHSGSRPTIAFAQVVGRFQIPVISHFATCACLSDRKRYPSFFRTIPSDYYQSRALAKLVKYFGWTWVGAVAVNNEYGFNGIAAFIQAAQEYGICIEYSEAFSSSDPPKRLFEITEVIRMSTSRVIVAFMTHREVKLLSTALYQQNITGLQWIGSDAWITDDSLADSRGHSLLVGSLGFTVRRAKITGLEEHLRQLHPAQFPKSQFFKNFWEEVFDCSLDETENTQTQSCSGFESLENVDSVFTDVSELRFSNNVYKSVYAVAKALDALVKCNKKLLPNENCIKPKNIQPWQVLQKLNSVNFTTAEGERVSFDSNGDSLASYELVNLQMTNKGTLTGETVGIFDASLPESHQFIMNSIPIVWSNGLEGVPVSVCSKQCAPGTQKVLSKGKPICCYDCIPCPTGEISNVTDSILCMKCPLEYWSNRERDACIPKHIEFLVYGEILGTLLAFFSLFGVLITAMTAIIFYCHKETPLVRANNSELSFLLLFSLTLCFLCSLTFIGRPTEWSCMLRHTAFGITFVLCISCVLGKTIVVLMAFRATLPGRNVMKWFGPAQQRISVLAFTAIQVLICILWLTINPPFPFMNLSLYNDRIILECNLGSVVGFWAVLGYIGLLALLCFVLAFLARSLPDNFNEAKFITFSMLIFCAVWIAFVPAYVSSPGKFTVAVEIFAILASSYGLLLCIFLPKCFILLFRPEKNTKKHIMGKSSNNDIQY from the exons ATGGTTATCGGAGGCATCTTTTCCTTTCGCACAGGGCAAGATTACGTTGTGGACACATTCCAGACTCTGCCAGAGTTCCGCAAATGCAAGAA cttTAATTTTAGAGAATTTAAATTTGCACAGGTGATGATCTTTGCTATCAATGAAATCAACAAAAATCCAGAAATTCTGCCAAATGTTACAATTGGATACAAGATTTATAACAGATGTGGCACTATGGACATCCTGAGAGCGGCATTAGCGTTGGCAGGTGgaacacaaaaagaaatcaGTCATGACAACTGCACTGAAACTGACACTGTGCAAGCAATCCTGGGACATTCAGGATCAAGACCGACTATTGCTTTCGCACAAGTAGTAGGACGATTTCAAATCCCTGTG ATCAGTCACTTTGCAACCTGTGCTTGTCTGAGCGACAGAAAAAGATATCCAAGCTTTTTCAGAACCATTCCTAGCGATTACTACCAGAGCAGAGCTCTAGCAAAGCTGGTTAAGTACTTTGGCTGGACTTGGGTTGGTGCAGTAGCTGTGAATAATGAATATGGCTTTAATGGCATCGCAGCATTCATCCAAGCTGCACAAGAATATGGCATATGCATAGAATACTCTGAAGCCTTCTCTTCCTCAGATCCACCGAAACGCTTGTTTGAAATCACAGAGGTCATTAGGATGTCTACTTCCAGAGTGATCGTGGCTTTCATGACACACAGAGAAGTGAAGCTGCTGTCGACTGCACTGTATCAGCAGAATATCACAGGTCTGCAGTGGATTGGCAGTGATGCGTGGATCACAGATGACTCTTTGGCCGACAGCAGGGGACACAGCCTGCTGGTGGGTTCGCTGGGATTCACAGTCCGCAGAGCAAAGATCACAGGGCTAGAGGAGCATCTGAGGCAACTCCACCCTGCACAGTTTCCTAAAAGtcagtttttcaaaaacttctGGGAGGAAGTTTTTGACTGTTCTCTCGATGAAACTgagaacacacagacacagtcgTGCAGTGGCTTTGAAAGCTTGGAAAATGTTGACTCGGTGTTCACTGACGTGTCGGAGCTCCGATTCTCTAATAACGTCTACAAGTCAGTTTACGCAGTGGCCAAAGCTCTCGACGCACTTgtcaaatgtaataaaaaactgCTTCCTAACGAAAACTGCATAAAACCTAAAAACATTCAACCATGGCAG GTTTTGCAAAAACTGAACAGCGTGAACTTCACCACTGCGGAAGGGGAAAGAGTTTCTTTTGACAGTAATGGAGACTCACTTGCAAGTTATGAACTTGTTAATTtgcaaatgacaaataaaggaaCCCTGACAGGAGAAACAGTGGGCATTTTTGATGCATCTCTTCCAGAGAGCCATCAGTTTATCATGAACAGCATCCCAATAGTCTGGAGTAATGGCTTAGAG GGGGTTCCTGTGTCTGTGTGCAGTAAACAGTGTGCTCCAGGAACTCAAAAAGTCCTGAGCAAAGGAAAACCAATCTGCTGTTATGACTGTATACCATGTCCAACAGGCGAGATCAGCAATGTAACAG ATTCAATACTTTGTATGAAATGTCCACTGGAGTATTGGTCAAACAGAGAAAGAGATGCTTGCATTCCCAAACATATTGAATTTCTGGTATATGGTGAAATTCTTGGAACCCTGTTGgcctttttctctttgtttggAGTCTTAATAACAGCGATGACTGCAATTATTTTCTACTGCCACAAAGAAACTCCTCTGGTGCGGGCCAACAACTCCGAGCTGAGCTTCCTGCTACTTTTCTCCTTGACCCTGTGCTTCCTGTGCTCTCTGACCTTCATCGGCCGACCCACTGAGTGGTCGTGCATGCTCAGACACACGGCCTTTGGAATCACATTCGTCCTCTGCATCTCATGCGTTCTTGGAAAAACCATTGTGGTCCTAATGGCCTTCAGAGCTACACTTCCAGGCAGGAATGTCATGAAATGGTTTGGACCTGCACAACAGAGAATCAGCGTTCTAGCTTTCACTGCCATACAAGTTTTGATTTGCATCTTGTGGCTAACAATCAATCCTCCCTTTCCTTTCATGAATCTATCGCTGTATAATGACAGGATTATTTTAGAGTGTAACCTGGGATCAGTTGTAGGTTTCTGGGCAGTTCTGGGATACATTGGACTTCTCGctcttttgtgttttgtgttagctttcctaGCCCGGAGTTTACCGGATAATTTCAACGAGGCCAAGTTCATCACCTTTAGCATGCTGATATTCTGTGCTGTGTGGATTGCCTTTGTCCCCGCATATGTAAGCTCTCCTGGTAAATTCACTGTTGCTGTTGAAATATTTGCAATCTTAGCCTCTAGCTATGGACTACTCCTCTGCATATTCCTCCCAAAATGTTTTATACTGTTGTTTAGGCCCGAGAAGAATACTAAAAAACACATCATGGGAAAATCATCCAATAATGATATTCAATATTAA